Within Kineothrix sp. MB12-C1, the genomic segment ATATTACCGCTGGCTTCCTTTACTCCTACAATGTTTTCCACCTCTGTGCAAAGCTTCACTATCGTCTCCGGTAAAATATTGCACCCTGTACGGCTCGGTACATTATAAAGAATGATCGGAAGCTTTACAGAATCAGCAATCGCTTTAAAATGAGCAAATAGTCCCTTTTGCGTTGCTTTATTGTAATAAGGAGTTACCGTTAAAAGGCCGTCTACCCCATGTTTCTCCGCCTCTGTCGAAAGATAAATTGCAGTCTCCGTACAGTTAGATCCGGTTCCCGCAATTACCGGGATTCTTCCGTTTACCTTTTCCACACAATATTTGATGACTTCCAAGTGTTCCTCATGAGTAAGGGTGGATGCCTCTCCTGTCGTTCCGCATACGATAATCGCATCCGTTCCGCCCTTTATCTGAAACTCTAACAGTTCCCCGAACTTTTCATAGTTAACTTCTCCATTTGCTTTAAAAGGTGTAACAATCGCTACGCCTGCTCCTGTAAAAACAGCCATTTCTTTTCCTCCTTATATATAAAAGGCTCACCGATAGGTCTGGCCTCTTGGCTCCCCGCATGAGAAATCTCTTGTAGATTCCTTATAGAATAAAAAACGGAAAGCCGACACAATATGCGCCGGCTTATGATTACTTAATATCCGGAAAAGTACTTATGCTTACTCTCCCAATGTCCATAATCTCAGATAGCGCCCCATCATACCGATGACAGTCATACAGTTATTCGCTGTATGCCCAAGAACGTGACCGCATAGTATCCCGCTCTTTCGGCGTCTTTTCCTTTCATTTTTCTTCTCCTGTGCCTGCCACATCCAAAAAATTACTTATAAAATACGCAACCTCTACCTTTTAATCTTATAAAATTATCATATCACTGTACGGTTTAACTGTCAATGTTCGTTTTCGCAGAACACTTTCCATAGAAAACTTTTCAGAGAATTCTTTACCATACTTTAAATTTCATAGTTTCCATCTTGGTCACTTCGTCCGCAAATACACAAACATCATCATTTAAAGTGATTCCCGTTATAATGATGTCCGTCTCTTCGTTGGCCCTCGCTTCCAGCAGATTCTTAAGTTCATCTACCGTTATAATATTATTATCTATCAGCCCCAGCACTTCGTCCAAAATAAGCAAATCACACTCTCCTGTGGACAGCACCTTCTTGGCATAGTTCAATCCGTTCTTAATGTTTCCAATTTCCTCTGCCTTTTGTTCTGTGCTAAGTTCTGCGAAATTCTCATCTGACTTTTCAA encodes:
- the dapA gene encoding 4-hydroxy-tetrahydrodipicolinate synthase — protein: MAVFTGAGVAIVTPFKANGEVNYEKFGELLEFQIKGGTDAIIVCGTTGEASTLTHEEHLEVIKYCVEKVNGRIPVIAGTGSNCTETAIYLSTEAEKHGVDGLLTVTPYYNKATQKGLFAHFKAIADSVKLPIILYNVPSRTGCNILPETIVKLCTEVENIVGVKEASGNISQVVKLMSLAEGKVDLYSGNDDQIFSLLTLGGKGVISVLSNVAPKETHDICEKFFAGDMEGSRDIQLRAIELCDALFCEVNPIPVKKGLNLMNMEAGPLRMPLTEMEEANAVKLEKAMKDFGIL
- a CDS encoding cob(I)yrinic acid a,c-diamide adenosyltransferase, translating into MRKGTIHIYSGDGHGKSPAALGRAVQMACHGKKVVIIQFLKGKGLEDSDFLRRLEPEMKLFRFEKSDENFAELSTEQKAEEIGNIKNGLNYAKKVLSTGECDLLILDEVLGLIDNNIITVDELKNLLEARANEETDIIITGITLNDDVCVFADEVTKMETMKFKVW